One window of the Streptomyces sp. NBC_00259 genome contains the following:
- a CDS encoding SDR family oxidoreductase, translating into MSVLLNGSPLAGRVGVVSGASSGMGAATAERLAELGATVVVLARRKDKLEDVVERIEASGGTALALAVDVTDRAAVQRAADQVADRFGNADLVFNNAGVQLISGIEELKVDEWQRQIDLNITGLMNVIGAFLPHLTESAEEGKLADLINTSSIAATRILEKFSVYSGTKAYISHLTRLLRVELGPRMVRVATIEPGMVDTELPDHVTDPDASRLMADLIHDIDCLQSADIAETVAFMAAVPRHVNLTEITIMPTSQAI; encoded by the coding sequence ATGTCTGTTCTTCTCAACGGATCCCCGCTCGCAGGCCGTGTCGGTGTTGTGTCCGGCGCTTCCAGCGGCATGGGCGCCGCCACCGCCGAACGCCTCGCCGAACTCGGCGCCACCGTGGTCGTCCTCGCCCGTCGCAAGGACAAGCTGGAGGACGTCGTCGAGCGCATCGAGGCCTCCGGCGGCACCGCGCTGGCGCTGGCGGTCGACGTCACCGACCGTGCCGCCGTCCAGAGGGCCGCCGATCAGGTCGCCGACCGCTTCGGCAACGCCGACCTGGTGTTCAACAACGCCGGCGTCCAGCTCATCTCCGGCATCGAGGAACTCAAGGTCGATGAGTGGCAGCGGCAGATCGACCTCAACATCACCGGCCTCATGAACGTCATCGGTGCCTTCCTGCCGCACCTGACGGAGTCCGCCGAAGAGGGCAAGCTCGCCGATCTGATCAACACCTCCTCCATCGCGGCCACGCGCATCCTGGAGAAGTTCTCGGTCTACTCCGGGACCAAGGCCTATATCAGCCACCTCACCAGGCTCCTGCGGGTCGAACTCGGCCCCAGGATGGTCCGCGTGGCCACCATCGAGCCCGGCATGGTCGACACCGAGCTGCCCGACCACGTCACCGACCCCGACGCCTCCAGGCTGATGGCCGACCTCATCCACGACATCGACTGCCTGCAGTCCGCCGACATCGCCGAGACCGTCGCCTTCATGGCCGCTGTCCCTCGCCACGTCAATCTCACCGAGATCACGATCATGCCCACCTCCCAGGCCATCTGA
- a CDS encoding cytochrome P450 → MAVGLQSAGIQSVPRAPGAVPLLGHVLKLWRDPFGFLVSLRRHGDLVRVNLGTMPMYVATSPDVIHEVLVAQSRDFEKGRFFDRLRPLAGNGLANSDGEIHRKHSRLMRPMFSKDRIAGYSAVMTRNAQTIADSWRPGQQIDLEQDMATYTVETLAANMFSSDIGLPAVEAVRRNLPVLLKNLLIRTASPQFLDRLPIPANRDFDAAAAELREVIDQVVATARQRGDTGRDDLLSLLLAAQDEESGEGLSDLEVRDQLSTVLFAGSETTAAALTWVFHELATRPDIEEQIVAEISKVVGDRPVTITDVPQLQTIRRVLDEAMRLHGVTLLMRRTTASVELAGVTLPAGTEVAFSLYALHRDPDRFENPDTFDPDRWLPERQQAAGIGRKEFIPFGSGSHKCIADAFVWAEATIAIATLLAKWQLVPLPGHTPKQVVSAVPRPDRVPMTVTPRRT, encoded by the coding sequence ATGGCAGTTGGGCTGCAGTCGGCCGGCATCCAATCGGTTCCCCGCGCTCCTGGAGCCGTGCCGCTTCTCGGGCACGTCCTGAAGCTGTGGCGGGACCCGTTCGGTTTCCTGGTGTCGCTGCGCCGGCACGGAGACCTGGTCCGCGTGAATCTCGGCACGATGCCCATGTACGTGGCGACGTCGCCGGATGTCATCCACGAAGTGCTGGTCGCTCAATCCCGGGACTTCGAGAAGGGACGGTTCTTCGACCGGCTCCGCCCGCTCGCGGGCAACGGCCTGGCGAACTCCGACGGCGAGATCCACCGCAAGCACAGCCGCCTGATGCGGCCCATGTTCTCCAAGGACCGCATCGCCGGATACTCCGCGGTCATGACCCGCAATGCCCAGACGATCGCCGACTCATGGAGACCAGGTCAGCAGATCGACCTGGAACAGGACATGGCCACGTACACCGTCGAGACGCTGGCCGCGAACATGTTCTCCTCCGACATCGGCCTGCCGGCCGTGGAAGCCGTACGGCGGAACCTGCCGGTCCTGCTGAAGAACCTGCTCATACGCACGGCCTCGCCGCAGTTCCTGGACCGGCTGCCGATACCCGCCAACCGGGACTTCGACGCCGCGGCCGCCGAACTGCGCGAGGTCATCGACCAGGTGGTGGCGACTGCCCGCCAACGCGGTGACACCGGCCGGGACGACCTGCTGTCGCTCCTGCTGGCCGCCCAGGACGAAGAGAGCGGCGAAGGCCTTTCCGACCTTGAAGTCCGCGACCAGCTCAGCACCGTCCTGTTCGCCGGCTCGGAGACCACCGCGGCCGCCCTCACCTGGGTCTTCCACGAGCTCGCCACCCGCCCGGACATCGAAGAACAGATCGTCGCGGAGATCAGCAAGGTCGTCGGCGACCGTCCGGTCACCATCACCGACGTGCCGCAGCTGCAGACCATCCGGCGGGTACTGGACGAGGCGATGCGGCTCCACGGCGTCACTCTGCTGATGCGCCGCACCACCGCATCGGTCGAACTCGCCGGCGTCACCCTGCCGGCCGGCACAGAAGTAGCGTTCAGCCTCTACGCCCTCCACCGGGACCCGGACCGGTTCGAGAACCCCGACACCTTCGACCCCGACCGCTGGCTCCCCGAGCGCCAGCAGGCCGCCGGCATCGGCCGCAAGGAGTTCATCCCCTTCGGATCCGGCAGCCACAAGTGCATCGCGGACGCCTTCGTATGGGCAGAAGCAACCATCGCCATCGCCACGCTCCTCGCCAAGTGGCAACTGGTGCCCTTGCCAGGTCACACACCCAAGCAGGTGGTCTCGGCAGTCCCACGCCCCGACCGCGTCCCGATGACCGTCACCCCTCGCCGGACCTGA
- a CDS encoding Atu4866 domain-containing protein, protein MTTNHTSPVPYPYVGMWVTADGFIRQELLPNGRYDEARGSRKSAYTGGYTVTGNHIDYIDDTGFTATGDIRDGVLYREGEQPAPSA, encoded by the coding sequence ATGACGACGAACCACACTTCCCCCGTCCCTTACCCGTACGTCGGGATGTGGGTGACCGCAGACGGCTTCATTCGTCAGGAGCTCCTGCCGAACGGACGCTACGACGAGGCCCGCGGCAGCCGAAAGAGCGCCTACACCGGCGGATACACCGTCACCGGCAATCACATCGACTACATCGACGACACCGGCTTCACCGCGACCGGGGACATCCGCGACGGTGTGCTCTACCGCGAAGGCGAACAGCCCGCCCCCTCGGCATAG
- a CDS encoding helix-turn-helix transcriptional regulator — MDTDKHPATENALGGFLRARRAQLRPEDAGLPTSGRRRVPGLRREEVATLAGVSTDYYMRLEQGRERHPSRQVLEAVAKALRLDDHAVAHLYRVATPTARRIRRAHRVERVGPHLRRLLDTWSATPAFVLGNALDILARNQLAAALFAGFMSCDNLLRMTFLDPAARHFYRDWDRAAESCVAALRRAAGIDPDDPRLIEVVGELSMKSTEFRALWARHDVRGKTCEAKLFHHAEVGDLELHYEALTVNSAPSQNVIIYLAEAGSPSADALALLGSLNAVPTLQRAPFAGPD, encoded by the coding sequence ATGGACACAGACAAACACCCCGCGACCGAGAATGCGTTGGGAGGTTTCCTCCGTGCTCGACGCGCTCAGCTGCGTCCCGAGGATGCCGGGCTTCCCACGTCCGGCCGCCGCAGGGTGCCCGGTCTGCGCCGCGAGGAAGTGGCCACCCTGGCCGGTGTGAGCACCGACTACTACATGCGCCTGGAACAGGGCCGCGAACGCCACCCCTCGCGGCAGGTCCTCGAAGCCGTGGCCAAGGCCCTGCGTCTTGACGACCACGCTGTAGCGCACCTGTACCGCGTAGCCACCCCCACTGCACGCCGCATACGTCGCGCGCACCGCGTCGAACGGGTCGGCCCGCACCTGCGGCGGCTCCTGGACACCTGGAGCGCCACGCCCGCCTTCGTCCTGGGCAACGCTCTGGACATTCTGGCCCGCAACCAGCTCGCGGCCGCTCTGTTCGCCGGCTTCATGTCCTGCGACAACTTGCTGCGCATGACGTTCCTGGACCCGGCCGCGCGCCACTTCTACCGCGACTGGGACCGTGCTGCCGAATCATGCGTGGCCGCACTGCGACGGGCAGCCGGTATCGATCCGGATGACCCCCGGCTGATCGAAGTCGTCGGCGAACTGTCCATGAAAAGCACCGAGTTTCGTGCCCTGTGGGCCCGCCACGACGTACGGGGCAAGACCTGCGAGGCCAAACTCTTCCACCACGCCGAGGTCGGCGACCTGGAACTGCACTACGAAGCCCTCACGGTCAACAGCGCCCCCAGCCAGAACGTCATCATCTACCTGGCCGAGGCCGGCAGCCCCTCGGCCGACGCTCTGGCGTTGCTCGGCTCCCTGAACGCGGTGCCGACTCTCCAGCGTGCCCCGTTTGCCGGCCCGGACTGA
- a CDS encoding helix-turn-helix transcriptional regulator has product MPKTTRRRVPGLRREELAQLAGVSVDYYTRLEQGRSRSASPEILESLAKALRLEDTERAHLFDLANRRPLQPRQSTPSPAERVSPAVHQLLATLDAAYCPAFVLGRRTDVVASNPLSRALIADFDAMPANERNQSRFLFLDPAARELYADWETVAADTAAMLRMDAGRHPEDPQLGELVGELAVRSEHFRAHWAERRVHERTEGTKSYHHPVAGDLTVTYQALALPGDSNQTLFIYSTEPGSPSESALRFLATWSTEPLTDQARTAAPNESDTAA; this is encoded by the coding sequence ATGCCGAAGACCACTCGGCGTCGCGTCCCGGGCCTGCGCCGTGAGGAGCTCGCGCAGCTGGCAGGCGTCAGCGTCGACTACTACACGCGCCTGGAACAGGGACGTAGCCGTAGCGCCTCGCCGGAGATCCTCGAATCCCTGGCGAAAGCGCTGCGCCTGGAGGACACCGAACGCGCACACTTGTTCGATCTCGCGAACCGTCGCCCCCTCCAGCCGCGGCAGTCCACCCCCTCCCCGGCCGAGCGGGTCAGCCCAGCCGTCCACCAATTGCTGGCCACCCTGGACGCCGCCTACTGCCCCGCATTCGTCCTGGGGCGGCGCACCGACGTGGTGGCCTCCAATCCGCTGTCTCGTGCGCTGATCGCCGACTTCGACGCCATGCCCGCGAACGAGCGCAACCAGAGCCGGTTCCTCTTTCTCGACCCCGCCGCCCGCGAGCTGTACGCGGACTGGGAGACCGTCGCCGCAGACACCGCCGCCATGCTGCGCATGGACGCCGGCCGCCACCCCGAGGACCCGCAGCTGGGCGAACTGGTCGGCGAACTCGCGGTGCGCAGCGAGCACTTCCGCGCGCACTGGGCTGAGCGCAGGGTCCACGAGCGAACCGAGGGGACCAAGAGCTACCACCATCCCGTCGCCGGGGACCTTACCGTCACCTACCAGGCTCTCGCCCTGCCCGGCGACAGCAATCAGACCCTGTTCATCTACAGCACCGAGCCCGGCTCCCCCTCCGAATCTGCCCTGCGGTTCCTGGCGACATGGTCGACCGAACCCCTCACGGACCAGGCCCGCACCGCCGCACCCAACGAATCGGACACCGCCGCCTGA
- a CDS encoding SDR family oxidoreductase: protein MSLSTDRKIILITGASSGIGEATARLLAARGHHVALGARRTERLKALVEDIQETGGSAEYHGLDVTEAEDVRAFADAAHSRHGRIDVMINNAGVMPLSKLEALKVEEWNRMIDVNVRGLLHGIAAVLPLMQAQRHGQFVNVASIGAHAVSPTAAVYCATKYAAWAISEGLRQEVGGDIRVTTISPGVTESELADSISDPVGREEMRTYRQVAIPASAVAEAIAYAVGQPSEVDVSEIIVRPTASAG, encoded by the coding sequence ATGTCTCTCTCCACCGATCGAAAGATCATCCTCATCACCGGCGCCAGCAGCGGGATAGGCGAAGCGACCGCCCGGCTCCTGGCCGCCCGCGGTCATCACGTCGCTCTCGGCGCCCGCCGCACAGAACGGCTCAAAGCCCTGGTCGAGGACATCCAGGAAACCGGCGGCAGCGCCGAGTACCACGGCCTCGACGTCACCGAGGCCGAGGACGTACGGGCCTTCGCCGATGCCGCACACAGCCGGCACGGCCGCATCGACGTGATGATCAACAACGCAGGCGTGATGCCCCTGTCGAAGCTCGAGGCCCTCAAGGTCGAAGAGTGGAACCGCATGATCGACGTCAACGTCCGCGGTCTGCTGCACGGCATCGCCGCGGTCCTGCCGCTCATGCAGGCCCAGCGTCACGGCCAGTTCGTCAACGTCGCCTCGATCGGCGCCCACGCCGTCTCCCCCACGGCCGCCGTGTACTGCGCCACGAAGTACGCCGCGTGGGCCATCTCCGAGGGATTGCGGCAGGAGGTCGGCGGCGACATTCGCGTCACCACGATCTCGCCGGGCGTCACCGAGTCGGAACTGGCAGATTCCATCTCCGACCCGGTGGGCCGCGAGGAGATGCGCACCTACCGCCAGGTGGCCATCCCCGCCTCCGCGGTCGCTGAGGCCATCGCCTACGCGGTCGGCCAACCGTCAGAGGTCGACGTCAGCGAGATCATCGTCAGGCCGACCGCAAGCGCGGGCTGA
- a CDS encoding SDR family NAD(P)-dependent oxidoreductase, producing the protein MATWFVTGASRGIGAEIARAALAEGNNVVVGVRNPERVPDDLKNSDRVLAVALDVSDNDSIPQAVEAAVDRFGGIDVLVNNAGRGLLGALEEITDAEARSLFDLNVFGLINVTRAVLPVMRKQGSGKLVHIGSRSGFEGEPGVSLYSASKFAVAGVSEALAAEMAPFGIQSMVVEPGVFRTDFLDASSLSVAANRIADYDNTPAHVTLDWIDKANHAQLGDPVKGAALIVEVTSGDKLPTHLYLGRDTLERIEAKVRQISNDVSAWREKSTATAHDDAA; encoded by the coding sequence ATGGCTACCTGGTTCGTTACCGGAGCGTCTCGCGGCATCGGTGCGGAGATTGCCCGCGCTGCGCTGGCAGAAGGCAACAATGTCGTGGTCGGCGTGCGGAACCCGGAGCGGGTGCCGGACGATCTGAAGAATTCCGACAGGGTGTTGGCGGTCGCGCTGGATGTGAGCGACAACGACAGCATTCCGCAGGCTGTCGAGGCGGCCGTGGACCGGTTCGGCGGCATCGACGTCCTGGTGAACAACGCCGGCCGCGGCCTGCTGGGCGCCCTGGAGGAGATCACCGACGCCGAGGCCCGTTCGCTCTTCGACCTCAATGTGTTCGGCCTGATCAACGTCACCCGCGCGGTGCTGCCCGTCATGCGCAAGCAGGGCTCCGGCAAGCTCGTGCACATCGGCTCCCGCTCAGGCTTCGAGGGCGAGCCCGGTGTCAGCCTGTACTCCGCCTCGAAGTTCGCGGTCGCCGGCGTCAGCGAGGCCCTGGCGGCCGAGATGGCGCCGTTCGGCATCCAGTCGATGGTCGTCGAACCCGGCGTGTTCCGCACCGACTTCCTCGACGCCAGCTCCCTGTCCGTCGCCGCGAACCGTATCGCCGACTACGACAACACTCCCGCCCACGTGACGCTGGACTGGATCGACAAGGCCAACCACGCCCAGCTCGGCGACCCTGTCAAGGGCGCCGCCCTCATCGTCGAGGTCACCTCCGGCGACAAGCTCCCCACCCACCTCTACCTCGGGCGCGACACCCTCGAGCGCATCGAGGCCAAGGTCCGGCAGATCAGCAACGACGTCTCCGCCTGGCGTGAGAAGTCCACGGCCACCGCGCACGACGACGCCGCCTGA
- a CDS encoding selina-4(15),7(11)-diene synthase, which yields MSRVRSALAVPPLYAPIPPAVHPRHAAIDARTAAWADEFDIGSKEWRSRLTRQDLGKFASMILPEGDEEVVSLLSDFCLWLFGVDDGYCEEGDLGDKPGELAEALLRLLRIAQNPEVPMLIGDPLAEGLRDLTRRVSRHGTALQTGRWVATLSEYFFGVVWEAKFRARNEVPGLSDYAHMRIYDGATTVVQPFLEMGNGFELQPHERDSKAVRAAGEMTSFITTWDNDICSYHKESRSSAYYLNVIRVLTHTYGISPDEALPIAIAQRDRVMSLFLRLRARLEAEGSPQLRTYLGNLSHFIRATQDWSITSLRYTTPDDPACLPSAFTDKPVDDSSDPLDIPSISWWWSLIPASAALDESRVPRARESVLG from the coding sequence ATGTCCAGAGTGAGGTCTGCACTGGCAGTTCCGCCGCTGTACGCTCCGATACCACCCGCCGTGCACCCACGCCACGCAGCCATCGACGCACGGACCGCGGCGTGGGCCGACGAATTCGACATCGGATCCAAGGAATGGCGCAGTCGTCTCACCCGCCAGGACCTCGGGAAGTTCGCCTCGATGATCCTCCCCGAGGGAGATGAAGAGGTCGTCTCCCTCCTCTCCGACTTCTGCCTGTGGCTCTTCGGGGTCGACGACGGCTACTGCGAGGAAGGCGACCTCGGGGACAAGCCGGGGGAACTGGCTGAGGCTCTGCTGCGGCTGCTGCGTATCGCGCAGAACCCCGAGGTGCCCATGCTCATCGGCGACCCGCTCGCCGAGGGCCTGCGGGACCTGACACGGAGGGTGTCCCGCCACGGCACCGCCCTGCAGACCGGGCGGTGGGTCGCCACCTTGAGCGAGTACTTCTTCGGCGTGGTCTGGGAGGCGAAATTCCGCGCCAGGAACGAGGTTCCCGGCTTGAGCGACTACGCCCACATGCGCATCTACGACGGCGCCACCACCGTGGTGCAGCCCTTCCTGGAGATGGGCAATGGCTTCGAACTGCAGCCCCACGAGCGCGACAGCAAGGCGGTACGGGCTGCCGGCGAGATGACGTCCTTCATCACCACGTGGGACAACGACATCTGCTCGTACCACAAGGAAAGCCGCAGCTCGGCGTACTACCTCAACGTCATCCGGGTGCTGACGCATACGTACGGCATCAGCCCCGACGAGGCGCTGCCCATAGCCATAGCCCAGCGGGACCGGGTGATGTCCCTCTTCCTGCGCCTGCGCGCAAGGCTGGAGGCCGAGGGCAGCCCTCAGCTACGCACGTACCTGGGCAACCTCTCCCACTTCATCCGGGCGACCCAGGACTGGAGCATCACTTCCCTGCGCTACACCACCCCTGACGATCCGGCCTGCCTGCCTTCGGCGTTCACCGACAAGCCGGTCGACGACAGCTCGGACCCGTTGGACATCCCCTCGATCTCCTGGTGGTGGAGCCTGATACCTGCCTCCGCAGCCCTGGACGAGTCCCGGGTTCCGCGGGCACGGGAGTCCGTGCTGGGATAG
- a CDS encoding SRPBCC family protein: protein MKYTASIEIALPRERVVQLLADPAHLPKWLRGLVLHEPLSGVHGQVGTTSRVVMQMGQRKFECTETITRREPADLHGIPKGSVVHFDREIVGEGMWSAVRDQLTEASPETTLWVSENEYRFSGLLMRLVGLLMPGTFRKQSQQHMQDFKAFAEQGKDVREAKG, encoded by the coding sequence ATGAAGTACACCGCCTCTATCGAGATCGCCCTGCCGCGGGAGAGGGTGGTCCAGCTGCTCGCCGACCCGGCACACCTGCCGAAGTGGCTGCGGGGCCTGGTGCTGCACGAGCCACTGAGTGGGGTGCACGGGCAGGTCGGTACCACGTCGCGGGTCGTGATGCAGATGGGGCAGCGGAAGTTCGAGTGCACTGAGACAATCACGCGGCGGGAACCGGCAGACCTGCACGGGATCCCGAAAGGGAGCGTCGTTCACTTCGACCGCGAGATCGTCGGCGAGGGCATGTGGAGCGCCGTGCGCGACCAGCTGACCGAGGCCAGTCCGGAGACGACGCTCTGGGTGAGCGAGAACGAGTACCGATTCAGCGGCTTGCTGATGCGGCTGGTAGGGCTCCTGATGCCCGGCACCTTCCGCAAGCAGTCACAGCAGCACATGCAGGACTTCAAGGCGTTCGCCGAGCAGGGAAAGGACGTCCGCGAGGCTAAGGGCTGA
- a CDS encoding cytochrome P450: MRKLYGAEAEAEPYALYEQLRKEFGAVAPVAVHGDIPVWLVLGHREIQEVLRAPKLFSSDSTHWSVMSEGRLSADSPLLPMVYPQPLVCFADGEAHGRLRSAVTESLERFNRRGMRGHVRRYANQLIDGFGASGQADLVTDFAEKLPALVICALFGIREDDALTLGRAVADMVSGSANAQESNEFVVDVLRRLVEEKKAQPGEDFTSWLIAHESDLTDEEVWQHVRHALVAALENTVNLLASTLRMVLTDRRFRGSLSGGAMTLPDALEQVLWDHPPLAVLPNRWATGDTRLGEQQIKEGDMVMLCLAAGNMDPEIRPDLSAPVHGNRSHVAFASGSPHECPGQDIGRAIADSSIDVLLRRLPDMELAGHETDLEVVGNWISRRLARLPVRFTPLRVEGDVKAPETSPAIGAELPAAVAQPEPARQAEPAPAPRVPWLQRVRRALGVLRGR; this comes from the coding sequence TTGCGGAAGCTGTACGGGGCCGAAGCCGAGGCAGAGCCCTACGCCCTGTACGAGCAGCTCCGCAAGGAGTTCGGCGCCGTGGCGCCCGTCGCCGTGCACGGCGACATCCCCGTCTGGCTCGTGCTCGGGCACCGGGAGATTCAGGAAGTCCTGCGCGCGCCGAAACTCTTCTCGTCCGACTCCACCCACTGGTCGGTGATGAGCGAGGGCCGGCTCTCGGCCGACTCCCCGCTGCTGCCCATGGTCTACCCCCAGCCCCTGGTGTGCTTCGCCGACGGCGAGGCACACGGGCGCCTGCGCAGCGCCGTTACCGAAAGCCTTGAACGCTTCAACCGCCGAGGGATGCGCGGTCACGTCAGGCGCTACGCGAACCAGCTCATCGACGGCTTCGGCGCGAGCGGCCAGGCCGACCTGGTGACGGACTTCGCCGAGAAGCTGCCGGCACTGGTGATCTGTGCCCTGTTCGGCATCCGTGAGGACGATGCCCTCACGCTCGGCCGCGCGGTCGCCGACATGGTCAGCGGCAGCGCGAACGCTCAGGAGAGCAACGAGTTCGTGGTCGACGTCCTTCGCCGGCTGGTGGAGGAGAAGAAGGCACAGCCCGGCGAGGACTTCACGAGCTGGCTGATCGCTCACGAATCGGATCTGACCGACGAAGAGGTGTGGCAGCACGTACGGCACGCCCTCGTCGCCGCACTGGAGAACACCGTCAATCTGCTTGCGAGCACCCTGCGGATGGTGCTCACCGACCGGCGCTTCCGCGGCAGCCTCTCCGGCGGCGCGATGACCCTGCCGGACGCGCTGGAGCAGGTGCTCTGGGACCACCCGCCGCTCGCAGTGCTGCCGAACCGCTGGGCGACCGGCGACACCCGCCTCGGCGAACAGCAGATCAAGGAAGGGGACATGGTGATGCTCTGCCTGGCCGCAGGCAACATGGACCCCGAGATCCGGCCCGACCTCAGCGCGCCGGTACACGGCAACCGCTCCCATGTGGCCTTCGCCTCCGGCAGCCCCCACGAGTGCCCCGGCCAGGACATCGGCCGCGCCATCGCCGACAGCAGCATCGACGTACTCCTGCGGCGCCTGCCCGACATGGAACTCGCTGGGCACGAGACCGACCTCGAGGTGGTCGGCAACTGGATCAGCCGGCGGCTGGCCCGACTGCCCGTACGGTTCACCCCGCTCCGCGTGGAGGGCGACGTGAAGGCGCCGGAGACATCTCCCGCCATCGGGGCGGAACTGCCGGCTGCGGTAGCCCAGCCCGAGCCGGCGCGGCAAGCCGAGCCGGCGCCGGCGCCGCGCGTGCCGTGGCTGCAGAGGGTCCGGCGTGCCCTGGGGGTTCTGCGGGGGCGGTAG
- a CDS encoding helix-turn-helix transcriptional regulator, whose product MSDSTPLGEFLRARREALKPQDVDLPEHGRRRVPGLRREEVAMLAGVSADYYMRLEQGRESSPSPQVVDAVADALRLDDEAIDHLRRLTRAPQERRTLPARHDQVNPQLLQLLDSWPDTPAFVVGPALDILAHNALAAALHSGFQRFDNLARMVFVDPAGRDFYQDWDKAAQSCVAEIRAAYGYDPESARIVAVVETLSVESPEFAELWARHNVKGKTRQTKNLRHDQVGDLQIQFSAFTVNEAPHQQLVVYQAEPASSTAAAFTELRSRIENSQGGEQEQRAAEWIPESIRRP is encoded by the coding sequence ATGAGCGACAGCACCCCCTTGGGAGAGTTCCTCAGAGCACGGCGCGAAGCCCTCAAGCCGCAGGACGTGGACCTGCCCGAGCACGGCCGCCGGCGGGTGCCCGGCCTGCGCCGTGAGGAAGTCGCGATGCTGGCCGGTGTGAGCGCCGACTACTACATGCGCCTGGAGCAGGGGCGCGAGTCCAGCCCGTCGCCCCAGGTCGTCGATGCCGTCGCGGACGCCCTCCGACTCGATGACGAAGCCATCGACCACCTGCGCAGACTCACCCGAGCACCTCAGGAGCGCCGCACCCTTCCCGCACGCCACGACCAGGTCAACCCGCAGCTGCTGCAGCTGCTCGACAGCTGGCCCGACACCCCCGCGTTCGTGGTCGGCCCGGCGTTGGACATCTTGGCGCACAACGCCCTCGCGGCCGCACTGCACAGCGGCTTTCAGCGGTTCGACAACCTCGCTCGCATGGTCTTCGTCGACCCGGCGGGCCGCGACTTCTACCAGGACTGGGACAAGGCCGCCCAGTCGTGCGTCGCCGAAATCCGCGCCGCCTACGGGTACGACCCGGAATCTGCACGGATCGTCGCAGTGGTGGAAACCCTTTCCGTCGAAAGTCCGGAATTCGCCGAGCTGTGGGCACGGCACAATGTGAAGGGCAAGACCCGACAGACGAAGAACCTCAGGCACGACCAGGTCGGCGACCTGCAGATCCAGTTCTCTGCCTTCACGGTCAATGAAGCCCCTCATCAGCAGCTGGTCGTCTATCAGGCCGAACCTGCCAGCTCCACTGCGGCCGCATTCACCGAACTCCGCTCACGCATCGAAAACAGCCAGGGCGGCGAGCAGGAACAGCGTGCAGCGGAATGGATTCCCGAATCGATACGCCGGCCGTAA
- a CDS encoding calcium-binding protein — protein sequence MGAVSAALAVGVLTAPAAHAVRGDLAITKVVVNGGKPIVLGTGTKTVSLSVTARTDSPIKDTFLELWHGTDSELNASYHKRGTCTAPSAGLTTCSTSFQLDPKSDLISNSLAGGGWKAYAQLEAKDGDYVSDNYPAVRVQRAASLTVNAAPEPVVKGKPVTVTGRLLLADWNANKYRGYSGQSVKLQYRKSGSSTYTTLKTLKTNSSGDLRTTVTASADGYWRWTFAGWTTVPAVTTAGDFVDVR from the coding sequence GTGGGCGCCGTTTCCGCGGCTCTGGCCGTCGGGGTGCTCACCGCGCCGGCCGCACACGCGGTCCGGGGCGACCTGGCCATCACCAAGGTGGTCGTCAATGGCGGCAAGCCCATCGTGCTGGGCACCGGCACGAAAACGGTGTCGCTCTCCGTGACGGCGCGGACCGACTCGCCCATCAAGGACACGTTCCTGGAACTGTGGCACGGCACGGACAGCGAGTTGAACGCCTCGTACCACAAGAGGGGCACGTGCACAGCGCCGTCGGCGGGGCTCACGACGTGCTCCACGTCGTTCCAGCTCGATCCGAAGTCCGATCTGATCAGCAATTCCTTGGCGGGCGGGGGCTGGAAGGCGTATGCCCAGCTGGAGGCCAAGGACGGCGACTACGTCAGCGACAACTACCCGGCCGTGCGCGTGCAGCGTGCCGCGTCGCTGACGGTGAACGCGGCGCCCGAGCCGGTGGTGAAGGGCAAGCCCGTCACTGTGACCGGCAGGCTGCTGCTGGCCGACTGGAATGCCAACAAGTACCGGGGATACTCCGGCCAGTCGGTGAAGCTCCAGTACCGCAAGAGCGGCAGCTCCACCTACACCACGCTGAAGACGCTCAAGACCAACTCCTCGGGCGATCTGAGGACCACGGTCACTGCTTCGGCTGACGGGTACTGGCGCTGGACCTTCGCAGGCTGGACCACCGTCCCGGCGGTCACCACAGCGGGCGACTTCGTCGACGTCCGGTAG